A single window of Maribacter algicola DNA harbors:
- a CDS encoding flavin reductase family protein — MHFNLSDLKNLPNRFRANLINSSTGYRPSNLLGTKSDQGVTNLAVFNSISHIGSEPAMLGFVLRPLTVRRDTYDNIKATGLFTVNHVNASILEQSHQTSAKYGDNESEFIKTGLTEEYLDGFHAPYVKESSIKLGCSYINEYTIEENGCVLVIGAINHLYVPDDALFEDGTINLETAKSIANIGLDGYALPKLLKRFAYARPIENTTEK; from the coding sequence ATGCATTTTAATCTTTCGGACTTAAAAAACCTCCCCAATAGATTCAGGGCAAATTTAATCAATAGTTCCACAGGGTACAGACCTAGCAACCTTTTAGGTACAAAATCGGATCAGGGCGTTACAAATCTGGCCGTATTCAACTCCATTTCACATATTGGAAGCGAACCTGCCATGCTCGGTTTCGTTTTAAGACCGCTTACGGTCCGAAGGGATACTTATGACAATATAAAGGCAACCGGCCTTTTTACCGTAAACCACGTAAACGCTTCCATACTTGAACAAAGTCATCAAACTTCCGCAAAATACGGGGATAATGAATCGGAATTTATTAAAACAGGCCTGACAGAAGAGTACCTGGATGGATTCCACGCACCTTATGTAAAGGAAAGTTCTATAAAATTGGGCTGTTCCTATATAAACGAATACACTATTGAAGAAAACGGCTGCGTGCTGGTCATTGGGGCCATAAATCATTTGTACGTTCCAGACGATGCCCTGTTCGAGGATGGCACCATCAACCTAGAAACTGCCAAGAGCATCGCCAATATTGGCCTGGACGGATATGCCCTACCAAAACTATTGAAAAGGTTCGCCTATGCCCGGCCAATCGAGAATACGACCGAAAAATAA
- a CDS encoding DUF2256 domain-containing protein: MGHKKLHLPSKICPVCGLSFAWRKKWERYWDDVKYCSEKCRRNKNNVHD, encoded by the coding sequence ATGGGCCATAAAAAACTACATCTCCCTTCAAAAATTTGTCCTGTTTGTGGACTTTCCTTTGCTTGGAGAAAAAAATGGGAAAGGTATTGGGATGATGTAAAATATTGCAGTGAAAAGTGTAGGAGAAACAAAAACAATGTACATGACTAG
- a CDS encoding FAD-dependent oxidoreductase has product MTQTKKNVAIIGSGLVGSLLAIYLKKYGHTITVFDRRPDIRQVEFSGRSINLAMSNRGWKALREVGIDTEIRKIGIPLDKRAIHVIGKPEYFQKYGKDGEAIWSISRGVLNKKMIDLAEQAGVEFRFEEKVWDVDLPNAQVFTGETEKGAWTAYDFDLVFGCDGAFSRVRHKMQRRSRFDYSQDFIDVGYKELTIPPNADGSHKLDKNSFHIWPRGQFMFIAMPNLDGSFTCTLFMPFEGAVSFESIRTKEDAVQFFSTYFPNVRKDIENLTHDFFKNPTSAMVTMKCFPWTYWDKVALVGDSAHAIVPFYGQGMNAGFEDIYVLNELIRTHGDDWETIFRNYQEMRKPNADAIAELSYRNFMEMSSKTADPLFLLQKKIEKRFAEKHPEKWIPAYSRVTFSDRPYAEALAEGDFQEKIMKDVMAMPNIETIWDSQKVEDKILEALKDSVH; this is encoded by the coding sequence ATGACCCAGACAAAAAAGAATGTTGCCATTATAGGATCAGGGCTCGTGGGCTCTTTATTAGCCATTTACCTAAAGAAGTATGGGCATACGATTACCGTTTTTGATCGAAGACCCGATATCCGCCAGGTCGAGTTTTCCGGAAGGTCCATTAATCTTGCCATGAGTAATAGGGGGTGGAAGGCCTTAAGGGAAGTTGGCATTGATACCGAAATACGGAAAATAGGCATTCCTTTGGATAAAAGGGCCATTCATGTAATAGGAAAACCAGAATATTTTCAAAAATACGGGAAGGACGGAGAGGCTATTTGGTCTATTTCAAGAGGGGTGCTCAATAAAAAAATGATCGACTTGGCAGAGCAAGCCGGAGTGGAATTCAGGTTTGAAGAAAAGGTATGGGACGTAGATTTGCCAAATGCACAGGTATTTACCGGAGAAACTGAAAAAGGTGCGTGGACGGCCTATGATTTTGATCTGGTGTTTGGTTGTGATGGTGCTTTTTCCAGGGTACGCCATAAAATGCAGCGAAGGAGTCGGTTTGATTACTCCCAAGATTTTATCGATGTAGGCTACAAAGAGTTAACGATACCGCCCAATGCCGATGGTTCGCACAAACTGGACAAAAACTCCTTCCATATTTGGCCTAGGGGCCAATTTATGTTCATTGCCATGCCCAACTTGGACGGAAGTTTTACCTGCACACTGTTCATGCCTTTTGAGGGTGCCGTTTCCTTTGAAAGCATAAGGACCAAAGAGGATGCCGTACAATTTTTCAGCACCTATTTTCCCAATGTAAGGAAGGACATAGAAAATCTGACCCATGATTTTTTCAAGAACCCTACCAGTGCCATGGTGACCATGAAATGCTTTCCTTGGACGTATTGGGACAAGGTGGCCCTTGTAGGCGACTCCGCCCATGCCATTGTCCCATTCTATGGACAGGGTATGAATGCCGGTTTTGAGGATATTTATGTCTTAAATGAGCTCATACGGACGCACGGTGACGATTGGGAGACCATTTTCAGGAACTATCAGGAAATGCGCAAGCCAAATGCCGATGCCATAGCGGAATTGAGTTACCGAAATTTTATGGAAATGAGCAGCAAGACAGCGGACCCCCTGTTTTTATTACAGAAAAAAATAGAGAAACGCTTTGCTGAAAAGCATCCCGAAAAATGGATTCCGGCATATAGTAGGGTGACTTTCTCAGACCGACCCTATGCAGAGGCGTTGGCAGAGGGAGATTTTCAAGAGAAAATTATGAAAGACGTAATGGCAATGCCCAATATTGAGACTATTTGGGATAGCCAAAAAGTTGAGGACAAAATATTGGAAGCCTTGAAAGATTCGGTTCATTGA
- a CDS encoding cryptochrome/photolyase family protein, whose amino-acid sequence MTNENSSPSGRSGGATLRLILGDQLNQKHSWFDSVDDNVTYLMAEMRQETDYVKHHIQKVTAFFFAMRTFKEELSEKGHQFIYLKIGDPNNPQDLAKIIETYCDATDAVRFEYQLPDEYRLDAQLKQIAKSLKIDTHAVDTEHFYTSRYELKNFFSGKKQLLMESFYRMMRKKHGIMVENGQPDGGKWNYDQSNRKKWKGTPEIPHERGFRKDVTDLLKEIEESGVKNFGEIDPEKFNWPVSRSDCLSVLNYFCKELLVHFGDYQDAMHTEEKYLFHSRLSFAMNAKIISPKEVIDKVLEHFHENKEVIDISQVEGFVRQILGWREYMRGIYWKEMPGYAQLNKLENHNPLPDFFWTGNTKMNCLKHAIGQSLSDAYAHHIQRLMVIGNFALLAQLNPDEVDQWYLGVYIDAIEWVEITNTRGMSQFADGGIVATKPYVSSANYINKMSDYCGSCHYKHTQKEGENVCPFNVLYWNFLDAKKAHFKDNQRMNMMMSLLEKKSASEMDYIRKKSAEIIENPDTF is encoded by the coding sequence ATGACTAATGAGAACTCCTCCCCTTCGGGGAGGTCGGGAGGGGCCACCTTACGATTGATATTAGGAGATCAGCTAAACCAAAAACACAGTTGGTTTGACTCGGTAGATGATAATGTTACCTACCTCATGGCAGAAATGCGCCAGGAGACGGACTATGTGAAGCATCATATTCAAAAGGTAACGGCCTTCTTCTTTGCCATGCGAACCTTTAAGGAAGAACTGAGCGAAAAGGGACATCAATTCATCTACCTTAAAATTGGTGACCCGAACAATCCACAGGACCTGGCCAAGATTATAGAAACGTATTGCGATGCTACCGATGCAGTGCGATTTGAATACCAATTGCCGGACGAATACCGCTTGGATGCCCAGTTAAAACAAATTGCGAAATCCCTGAAAATCGACACCCATGCGGTGGATACGGAACATTTCTATACGAGTAGGTATGAACTAAAAAACTTCTTTTCGGGTAAGAAACAGCTTCTGATGGAATCCTTTTACAGGATGATGAGGAAGAAGCATGGTATCATGGTCGAAAACGGGCAACCCGATGGCGGAAAATGGAACTACGACCAGAGCAACAGAAAAAAATGGAAGGGAACACCGGAAATTCCTCACGAGCGGGGATTTAGAAAGGATGTCACCGATTTACTGAAGGAAATAGAGGAATCCGGTGTAAAAAACTTTGGGGAAATTGACCCGGAAAAGTTCAATTGGCCCGTAAGTAGGTCGGATTGCCTCTCGGTCCTGAACTATTTTTGCAAGGAACTGTTGGTTCATTTTGGCGATTATCAAGATGCCATGCATACGGAGGAGAAATACCTTTTTCATTCAAGATTGTCCTTCGCAATGAACGCCAAAATTATAAGTCCGAAGGAAGTTATTGATAAGGTTCTGGAACATTTCCATGAAAACAAGGAAGTTATCGACATTTCACAAGTAGAAGGTTTTGTAAGGCAAATATTGGGCTGGCGCGAATATATGCGTGGTATTTATTGGAAGGAAATGCCCGGTTATGCTCAATTGAACAAACTGGAAAACCACAACCCACTTCCCGATTTTTTCTGGACTGGGAACACCAAAATGAACTGCCTAAAGCATGCCATTGGGCAAAGCCTCTCCGATGCCTACGCACATCATATTCAACGACTTATGGTCATAGGGAATTTTGCCTTGTTGGCCCAATTGAATCCTGATGAAGTGGACCAATGGTATTTGGGCGTATATATAGATGCCATCGAGTGGGTGGAAATTACCAACACAAGGGGTATGAGCCAATTTGCCGATGGAGGAATCGTTGCCACCAAACCCTACGTGAGCAGCGCCAACTATATCAACAAAATGAGCGATTATTGCGGTTCCTGCCATTATAAACATACCCAAAAGGAAGGGGAAAATGTCTGTCCTTTCAATGTCCTTTACTGGAATTTTTTGGATGCCAAAAAAGCACATTTTAAGGACAATCAACGCATGAACATGATGATGAGTTTGCTTGAAAAGAAGAGCGCTTCGGAAATGGATTATATTAGAAAAAAATCGGCCGAAATCATTGAAAATCCAGATACATTTTAA
- a CDS encoding DASH family cryptochrome encodes MTSLVWFRNDLRVQDNISLLKASKAEKVIGVYCFDTLYFEKGEFGFKKTESFRAKFLIESVKELRENLKKFNIPLFVYVGKSSEHIAQLVKKHEIDTIYLQKEWTRDEVFISDSVKREVGEAAQFKECYDQFLFHPEDIPYSEFEDIPKVFTEFRKKCEKYCKVRPEVTFEKHFPMTNYVENHTKIPSLTDLGLSEPIPDSRTAFPFKGGEIQAAKRIENYFWETKKLAFYKKTRNGLLGTDYSSKLSAWLANGSISARTIYWEVKKFEKEIKKNEDTYWLVFELIWRDFFKYVSLKHGPKIFRLDGILDKEYDWQLDKSLLDQWMLGNTPDAFVNANMKELEKTGWMSNRGRQNVASFWAKELEQDWRYGAAYFESMLIDYDVHSNWGNWMYNSGVGNDPRDRKFNTKLQAERYDPNGKFQKQWLQGCLFDQ; translated from the coding sequence ATGACTAGTTTAGTTTGGTTCAGGAACGATTTAAGGGTACAGGACAATATCTCACTTCTAAAAGCCAGTAAGGCTGAAAAAGTTATTGGAGTGTATTGTTTTGACACCCTTTATTTTGAAAAGGGAGAATTCGGTTTTAAAAAAACAGAAAGTTTCCGGGCCAAGTTTTTGATTGAATCCGTAAAGGAATTACGGGAAAATCTGAAAAAATTCAATATCCCGTTATTCGTCTATGTGGGGAAATCATCGGAGCATATAGCACAGCTTGTAAAGAAACATGAAATTGATACGATTTATCTTCAAAAAGAATGGACGCGCGACGAGGTTTTTATATCGGATTCGGTAAAAAGGGAGGTGGGCGAAGCCGCACAGTTTAAGGAGTGCTACGACCAGTTTCTTTTTCATCCTGAGGATATTCCTTACTCGGAATTTGAAGATATCCCAAAGGTTTTTACCGAATTCAGGAAAAAGTGCGAAAAATACTGTAAGGTTCGTCCTGAAGTTACCTTTGAAAAGCATTTTCCTATGACAAACTATGTGGAAAACCATACGAAGATACCTTCATTGACCGATTTGGGATTATCGGAGCCGATACCAGACAGTAGGACCGCCTTTCCTTTTAAGGGCGGAGAGATTCAGGCCGCAAAAAGGATTGAAAACTATTTCTGGGAAACCAAAAAATTGGCGTTTTATAAAAAAACAAGAAACGGGCTGTTGGGTACCGATTATAGCTCCAAACTTTCGGCTTGGTTAGCAAATGGAAGTATTTCGGCACGTACCATTTATTGGGAAGTAAAAAAATTCGAGAAGGAAATTAAAAAGAACGAGGATACCTATTGGTTGGTTTTTGAGCTGATATGGCGGGATTTTTTCAAATATGTTTCCCTTAAACATGGTCCTAAAATCTTTCGGCTAGATGGAATTTTGGACAAGGAGTACGACTGGCAACTGGACAAATCACTACTTGACCAATGGATGCTAGGGAATACGCCCGATGCTTTTGTTAATGCCAATATGAAGGAACTGGAAAAAACGGGATGGATGAGTAATAGGGGCCGACAAAATGTAGCGAGCTTTTGGGCTAAGGAACTGGAGCAGGACTGGCGCTATGGTGCGGCTTATTTTGAGAGTATGCTTATCGATTATGACGTGCACAGCAATTGGGGCAACTGGATGTACAATAGTGGAGTAGGCAACGACCCACGGGACCGAAAATTCAACACCAAATTACAGGCAGAACGCTATGACCCAAATGGAAAATTTCAAAAACAATGGTTACAAGGGTGTTTATTTGACCAATAA
- a CDS encoding zinc ribbon domain-containing protein produces MAKKEDSSVEAKLRALYDLQLIDSRVDEIRNVRGELPLEVEDLEDDVLGLKTRMDKLKTDLETINYEIGAKKNLIEEAKALIKKYTEQQKNVRNSREFNSISKELEFQELEIQLAEKNIKEYKAQIEQKKEVIAETKEKLTERETHLKHKKGELDAILAETEKEEKALLEESLKYQDLIEERLVKAYARIRSNVKNGLAVVPIERGASGGSFFTIPPQVQVEIASRKKIITDEHSGRILVDPALADEEQEKMEKLFAKL; encoded by the coding sequence ATGGCAAAAAAAGAAGATTCGTCTGTAGAAGCAAAGTTAAGGGCGCTGTATGACCTTCAATTGATTGATTCCAGAGTAGATGAAATAAGAAATGTACGTGGAGAACTACCCTTGGAAGTGGAGGATTTAGAGGATGATGTGCTTGGCCTTAAAACAAGAATGGATAAGCTTAAGACCGATTTGGAAACTATAAATTACGAAATAGGGGCCAAGAAAAACCTTATCGAGGAGGCAAAGGCCTTGATAAAAAAATATACGGAGCAACAGAAGAACGTAAGGAACAGCCGTGAATTCAATTCCATAAGCAAGGAATTGGAATTTCAAGAACTGGAAATTCAACTTGCCGAAAAAAATATCAAGGAATACAAGGCACAGATTGAGCAGAAGAAGGAAGTTATTGCCGAAACGAAGGAGAAGTTGACGGAACGCGAAACGCATCTAAAACACAAAAAGGGTGAGTTGGACGCCATTTTGGCCGAGACCGAAAAAGAAGAAAAAGCCCTGCTTGAAGAATCCTTGAAATATCAGGATTTAATTGAGGAACGATTGGTGAAGGCCTACGCCCGAATCAGAAGCAACGTTAAAAACGGACTTGCGGTTGTACCCATTGAAAGGGGAGCTTCTGGCGGTTCCTTCTTTACGATACCACCACAAGTACAGGTTGAAATCGCTTCCAGAAAAAAGATCATCACCGATGAGCATAGCGGTAGGATTTTGGTAGACCCTGCTCTTGCGGACGAAGAGCAGGAAAAAATGGAAAAACTCTTCGCCAAATTATAA
- a CDS encoding DUF4174 domain-containing protein has translation MKKLVQIIASILLMNIQMSHSQDLSDYQWQNRVLILSDAGVDRRDSKLAFEQVTSQIDAWKERDVVVLFLANKVLTTLEDEKIKYVMELPDKFNGYLLIGKDGRIKINEKYPLIPKKVFDCIDGMPMRRSEMKERNQ, from the coding sequence ATGAAGAAATTGGTCCAAATAATTGCAAGTATCCTTTTAATGAACATACAAATGTCCCATTCCCAAGACCTTTCCGATTATCAATGGCAAAACAGGGTTTTGATTCTTTCGGATGCTGGCGTGGATAGAAGGGATTCCAAATTGGCATTCGAGCAAGTTACATCGCAGATAGATGCCTGGAAAGAAAGGGATGTAGTCGTGTTATTTTTGGCGAACAAAGTATTGACGACCTTGGAGGATGAAAAAATAAAATACGTGATGGAACTTCCTGATAAATTCAACGGCTACCTGTTGATAGGTAAGGATGGGAGAATCAAGATAAATGAAAAATATCCCTTGATTCCAAAAAAGGTCTTTGATTGTATTGATGGCATGCCCATGAGAAGGTCGGAAATGAAGGAAAGAAATCAATGA